In a genomic window of Pedobacter sp. KBS0701:
- a CDS encoding DoxX family protein, with protein MENIIKYLLYSDLGSDLNNWAVLIFRVLLMLELFRVHGMKKFRVQNGEKEHVPNPLGLPDKLNGLVATFSDTLVPFLVAIGLGTRLFLLPSIGVTAIGYFVVHRKDSIEVRDVPYMYTLAMLFLWVIGPGTISIDHYLFNTLFN; from the coding sequence ATGGAAAATATCATTAAATACCTTTTATATTCTGATTTGGGATCAGACCTTAATAACTGGGCGGTACTTATTTTCAGGGTACTGCTCATGCTCGAGCTCTTCAGGGTTCATGGAATGAAAAAGTTCAGGGTTCAAAATGGAGAAAAGGAGCATGTACCCAATCCCCTGGGATTGCCCGATAAACTGAATGGTTTAGTAGCTACCTTTTCTGATACGCTTGTACCATTTCTCGTGGCCATAGGTTTAGGAACAAGGCTTTTCCTACTCCCGTCTATAGGCGTAACGGCAATTGGTTACTTTGTAGTGCATAGAAAAGATTCAATAGAAGTGCGCGATGTACCCTACATGTATACGCTGGCGATGCTTTTTTTATGGGTAATCGGACCTGGTACTATTTCAATAGATCATTATTTATTCAATACACTTTTTAATTAA
- a CDS encoding Dps family protein: MEAKIGISAENLAEVAHSLSKILADEYVLYTKTRKAHWNVEGPDFYNKHKFFEEQYTQLEDIVDEVAERIRKLGHYAPASLKQFLELTHLTEDDRGKNDAPTFIKMLLADHESILIHLRENINNYAGALKDAGTSDYITGLMETHETMAWMLRAHLS, encoded by the coding sequence ATGGAAGCTAAAATTGGAATCAGCGCAGAGAATCTTGCAGAGGTTGCACATTCATTAAGCAAAATTCTTGCGGATGAATACGTTTTATACACTAAAACACGCAAAGCACACTGGAACGTAGAAGGACCAGACTTTTACAACAAACACAAATTTTTCGAAGAACAATACACACAATTGGAAGATATTGTTGATGAAGTTGCAGAACGCATCCGCAAACTGGGTCACTATGCCCCCGCGTCACTTAAACAGTTTCTGGAATTAACACATTTGACTGAAGACGACCGTGGCAAAAACGATGCGCCAACTTTTATCAAAATGTTGCTTGCCGATCACGAAAGTATTTTAATTCATTTAAGAGAAAACATCAACAATTATGCGGGTGCATTGAAAGATGCCGGAACAAGTGATTACATCACAGGCTTGATGGAAACACATGAAACCATGGCCTGGATGTTAAGGGCTCATTTATCATAA
- a CDS encoding YoaK family protein — MEEKQNNIWFVTLILTIIAGYCDTITFVAADKIFSAHVTGNFIVFAYQMIKGSDGDAWIKLLTFPIFMLSVMAGGWISARFSNRHFLLLCEGIILLLGGTIAYSLGYIDNGEITWPMYLVTMIVVFAMGLQNAFGKLFAKETYGPTTMMTGNVTQFALDIRSFCNSGFKNADFLSGVKKGLITLGGFLTGCLLGAWIGQLFGLVGIVLPGVAMVICYYSTKPGINDVKL; from the coding sequence ATGGAAGAAAAACAGAATAATATCTGGTTTGTAACCCTCATCTTAACCATTATAGCTGGTTATTGTGATACAATTACCTTTGTAGCCGCCGACAAAATTTTCTCTGCACATGTTACCGGTAACTTTATTGTATTCGCTTATCAAATGATCAAAGGCTCTGATGGCGATGCATGGATCAAGCTGCTAACTTTCCCAATATTTATGCTCTCGGTTATGGCTGGTGGCTGGATATCGGCGAGATTTTCGAACAGGCATTTTCTGCTTTTATGCGAAGGGATTATTCTTTTGCTGGGGGGGACAATCGCCTATTCGCTCGGCTATATCGATAATGGAGAAATTACCTGGCCGATGTACCTGGTTACCATGATTGTTGTTTTTGCCATGGGTTTACAAAACGCCTTCGGGAAACTTTTTGCAAAAGAAACCTATGGGCCAACAACTATGATGACGGGGAATGTAACCCAGTTCGCACTTGATATCAGGTCTTTTTGCAATTCTGGTTTTAAAAATGCCGATTTCCTTTCGGGCGTAAAAAAAGGACTGATCACGCTCGGCGGTTTTTTAACCGGATGTCTGCTAGGGGCGTGGATCGGGCAGCTCTTTGGTCTGGTTGGTATTGTGTTACCCGGCGTTGCCATGGTTATTTGCTATTACAGTACAAAACCAGGTATAAACGATGTTAAACTTTAA
- a CDS encoding histidine kinase dimerization/phosphoacceptor domain -containing protein — translation MWTRNSAIILLSKNIKFLLIAFVLINPVFVKGQGIRTKAEVEVAEIKLRRLGQTENKVDLLVDAGTYYLNLPGEVKADLATAMNLQGQAFGLAQKIEYPRGIARSIVLKGNILRESGDKAGSTKTYNQAIAYTSKFDLKDQLAEAYAAIGALFSNEGTDLEKKIGYNEKSLALYRQTGNKLEEGNSLKNLGDYYNIKGQPAYAIKLMDSSLAVYRAIGFKELQGVYNNMCITNISLGNFSNALKYGLLAEKTADQLADTSLQRSSINNHLGLTYYYLRNDQKALAYWLEAKRIAERYKDAGYMQTIMANVATIYVRMKKFEEGIAALKELIKKYPPTDTQMKLRIPYILFNTYYDIEQYGKAEPYFKELQKFHHDLPKDDPNQIYLYRSIIRKLIHDKQFVAADGYLKEHEKQSLQQKNLLALSQLHRLWFDVDSALNRPWSAVAHYKTYKRLNDSIWNNDKNKQISGLEIEYQTEKKDKDIALLSQKNQLQKAAIENEGRLRYIFIAGLLIAAMFVGLIYNRYRLKRRSNLVLEQKQGEINAQNELLRKILNEKEWLLREIHHRVKNNLQIVISLLNTQSAYLDNEDALVAIRNSQNRMHAMSLIHQKLYQSDNLAEIDMKWYIKELVDYMIECFGTDNKIQFTLETEAIKLDVAQAVPLGLILNEAISNVIKYAFPADKKGKVHISFLFIGEEICELKIADTGIGLPEGFDPENTESLGMSLMTGLTEQLNGEIKMWNDDGLVLDVIFKRHNELITETSALLINKN, via the coding sequence ATGTGGACCAGAAATAGCGCAATCATTTTATTAAGCAAGAACATCAAATTTTTGTTGATCGCTTTTGTTCTGATAAACCCTGTCTTTGTAAAAGGGCAGGGCATCAGGACAAAAGCAGAGGTAGAAGTTGCTGAAATAAAACTGCGCAGGCTTGGACAAACTGAAAATAAGGTCGATTTGTTAGTGGATGCAGGGACATATTACCTCAATTTACCTGGCGAAGTAAAAGCAGATTTAGCTACTGCGATGAATCTCCAGGGGCAAGCTTTTGGCCTGGCTCAAAAAATCGAATATCCTAGAGGGATAGCAAGAAGTATAGTGCTCAAAGGCAATATTCTCCGCGAATCAGGAGATAAGGCTGGAAGTACTAAAACCTATAATCAGGCAATCGCTTATACGAGCAAATTCGACCTGAAAGATCAGTTGGCAGAAGCTTATGCGGCAATAGGGGCACTTTTTAGCAATGAAGGAACGGATCTTGAAAAAAAGATTGGCTACAATGAAAAATCGCTGGCTTTATACCGTCAGACTGGCAATAAGTTAGAAGAGGGTAACTCGCTTAAAAACCTGGGCGATTATTACAATATAAAAGGCCAACCGGCTTATGCCATTAAACTGATGGATTCATCACTCGCGGTTTACAGAGCCATTGGATTTAAGGAATTACAGGGTGTTTATAACAATATGTGTATCACCAATATTAGCCTTGGTAATTTTTCAAATGCACTCAAATACGGTTTGCTGGCTGAGAAAACGGCAGACCAACTGGCGGATACAAGTTTACAGCGAAGTTCGATAAACAACCATTTGGGGTTAACGTATTATTACCTGAGGAATGATCAGAAAGCCTTGGCTTACTGGTTGGAGGCCAAAAGAATTGCAGAACGGTATAAAGATGCCGGTTACATGCAAACCATTATGGCCAATGTGGCCACCATTTATGTTAGGATGAAAAAGTTTGAAGAGGGGATAGCGGCGCTGAAGGAACTGATTAAAAAATATCCGCCTACTGATACCCAAATGAAGCTGCGGATCCCATACATTTTGTTTAACACCTATTACGATATTGAGCAGTATGGCAAGGCCGAGCCCTATTTTAAGGAATTGCAAAAGTTTCACCACGATCTGCCTAAGGATGATCCGAATCAGATCTATTTATACCGCAGTATCATCCGGAAACTGATCCATGATAAACAGTTTGTAGCTGCAGATGGTTATTTAAAAGAACATGAAAAGCAAAGTTTACAGCAGAAAAACTTACTGGCGCTTTCGCAGTTGCACAGGCTTTGGTTTGATGTAGATTCGGCACTAAATAGGCCTTGGTCGGCAGTAGCACATTATAAAACCTATAAAAGATTAAACGATTCTATCTGGAATAACGATAAGAACAAGCAAATTTCGGGTTTAGAAATTGAATACCAAACCGAGAAAAAGGATAAAGACATCGCGTTGCTTAGCCAGAAAAACCAATTGCAGAAAGCTGCGATCGAAAATGAAGGCAGGCTGAGGTATATATTTATCGCCGGTCTTTTGATTGCCGCCATGTTTGTGGGATTGATTTATAACCGTTATCGGCTAAAAAGGCGCAGCAACCTCGTTTTAGAACAAAAGCAGGGCGAAATCAACGCGCAGAACGAACTGCTCAGGAAAATACTCAACGAGAAAGAATGGTTGCTGCGTGAAATCCATCACCGGGTTAAAAATAACCTGCAGATTGTCATTAGCCTACTCAATACCCAGTCGGCTTACCTGGATAATGAAGATGCCTTGGTGGCCATCAGAAATAGCCAGAACCGCATGCATGCCATGTCGCTCATCCACCAGAAGCTTTATCAATCTGATAACCTGGCTGAAATTGATATGAAGTGGTACATCAAAGAACTGGTCGATTATATGATCGAGTGTTTTGGTACTGATAATAAAATCCAGTTCACATTAGAAACAGAGGCCATTAAATTAGATGTTGCACAGGCCGTTCCGCTTGGCTTAATCCTGAATGAGGCCATTAGCAATGTGATTAAATATGCGTTCCCGGCTGATAAAAAAGGTAAAGTGCATATTTCTTTCCTGTTTATAGGCGAGGAGATCTGCGAACTGAAAATCGCGGATACCGGGATCGGTTTACCAGAAGGTTTCGATCCTGAAAATACCGAATCACTAGGGATGAGTTTAATGACCGGCCTTACCGAACAGCTTAACGGTGAGATTAAAATGTGGAATGATGATGGCCTCGTGCTTGATGTCATCTTTAAACGTCACAACGAATTAATTACAGAGACCTCAGCATTATTAATCAATAAAAATTAA